ACTCTTTTTTACCGGAAAGCATGGACAGAAAGCCAGCACCTTCCAGCATCGTTTTTACCAACTTCCAGATCTTTAATAAAAATGTTCCTGTAGCCGAAAATGAAGATGCTGACTCTCCTTTAAAGGCAACCATTTCTGAAACCAAAAAAATTGTTATCCCATATTACCTTTCGGTATTTTCATTTGAGTTTGCATCCTTGAATTTTGCATCAAAGGAAAAGAAAAAATACCAGTACCAACTTAAAGGCTTTGACGACAAATGGCATGATCTGGGTAGCAAAAACAATGTAACCTTTACCAATCTTGATGCGGGAAAGTATATACTGCAGGTTAAAGGAACCGATAGTGAAGGGCAATGGTCTGACGCGGTTTCGGAAATTGTACTTGTGATTACTCCCCCCTTCTGGAAAACCTGGTGGTTTATTCTTTTGGAACTGCTGCTGGTTATTGGTGCTGTAGTTTTATTTTTTTATTATAGATTGGCGGCAATACGAAGCAGAAACCTGCAACTGGAGAAAGAAGTGGCTTCCAGAACACATGAACTCTCTGAGACGAATTCAATTTTGCTGGAAAGTAATGAGAAAATACAGGTGCAGAACTTTTACCTGGAGGAATCTAATAAGGAGATTCAGCGTAAAACGGATAAAATCCTGGATCAGCAGCAGCATATTGTGGTTCAAAAGCAAGACCTTGAGCGTACTGTAAATGAACTGGAAGGAAGCAATAAGACGAAAGATAAATTATTTTCTATGATTGCGCATGACCTTAAAAACCCAGTAACGGCCTTGCATGGGATTTCTGAGCAATTGCACAGAAAGCTTTCGCAAATGAATCAGGAAGAGATTCAGGCCCAAACAAAGGACATCAGCAATGCTTCTAATTCTATTAATGAGCTTGTGGTAAACCTGCTGGACTGGGCAAGGACACAATCTCAAAACCTGTCTTACGAGCCTTTGCAGATCAATGTTCATGAACTGGTGATGAAAAACATTTTCCTGGCAGAAACCCAGTTGACCAATAAAAGCATAAGTGCACACCTGGATATTAACATTGGCCATGTGGTAACGGCAGACAAACACATGCTGGATGCTATTGTACGGAACCTAATCAACAACAGCATTAAGTTTACGAATAGAAATGGGCGCATTACCATTACTTCCAGGCAAACGGATACTGAAGTGATCTTGAAATTTGAAGACACTGGCATTGGAATGAGCGAGAAACAGGTTCGCGATATTCATCAGGACCAGGACAAATCCATTTCTTATGGCACCTCTGGCGAAACAGGAACCCGCCTTGGTTTACAGCTTGTTAAAGAATTTATACAGATTAACAAAGGATCGCTGGATATTAGCAGCGTTAAAGATGTAGGATCGATATTTACCATTACCCTTCCAAAATCTGTCGGCAGCACCAACAGCAATGTTGATTTGCCAGAACCTGGCCTTGCTTTTATGCCAGAGAAAGTCAATTTTGCACAGGAAGACGCAGCGTTATTGAAAGGTAAAAGAATCTTGATTGTGGATGACAATGAAGAAATCAGAAACTTTGTTAAGTTGCTGCTCTCTGGAACCTTTGAAATTTTTGAAGCCGGAAATGGGGAAGAGGGCTTAAAGATTGCTACAGATGCGCAACCGGATATGATTATTACGGATATGATGATGCCAGTGATGAATGGCCTTGAATTTTGTAACCGCATGAAAGGGCAATACAGCACCAGCCACATTCCCATTATTCTTATTACAAGCAACACAGGAGAGCGTGGGCAACTGGCCTCTTACGAGGCTGGCTCTGATGCTTTTTTAACCAAACCGATTAACCAAAAGATTCTTTTCCGGGTGATCCTGAACCTAATCAGGAATCAGGAGAACGTTAAAAAGAGATTTTCCGGATCAGAAGACCTGCTTCCTGAGGGAATTAGCTACAACAAACTTGACGAAGAGTTTATTGAGAAGATGAATGCATATGTTGAAGAACACCTGAATGATACAGATCTGGACTATAAAAAGATTTGTGAGCTGGCCGGCATGAGCAGAACGGTACTGTATGCTAAATTTAAAGCATTGACAGGAACGGGTGTACACGATTTTATTAAAAACATCAGGCTTAAAAAATCCATCAGGCTATTACAGGAAGGGAAATTAAACATTAGCCAAATTGCTTATGAGGTTGGCTTTGCAACCCCCTCTTATTTTACCAAGAGTTTTGTGAAAAAATACGACATAGGTCCTAAAGATTATGTGCAAAAACTAAAAGCCAAGCTTCCTAAAGACAAACCTTTTCTTGAGGATGACAAGCTGAGCGACTAAAATTACACAGATTACGGACTATTGGAAATGTTTGAGATGGCTAATAAAATAGCTTTGTTTTATGAGCTTTTACACCAAATCAAACTTCCGGCTTGTTGGCCTTGTTATTTTGCTAACTATCATTGTGACGTTAAATTCTTTCGGTCAATCTTCTAAAAACAAATATGTTTATGAATGGGAGATAAAAGATAAGGCTACGACCTTTTTGTTTAGTATTGAACCTGGGCACACCCTGGCAGGCAAAAACTGGGGCATCTATTTTAATTCTATAAAGGTGCCTAAGCTAAAGGCTGCTGAAGGACTAATGTACGACATTAAACAGGTTAATGGTGATTTGCATTATTTGTATCCCAATGACAAATACAAGCCCCTGCTTACAGGAAAAGCACACCGGATAGAATTTCTAATTCCTGGCATTAGAAACTACACTGAACTTCCATCGGGCTTTTTTCTGGTAGATAAAGCCAATCCTAAAGCATATTTTGGCCTTAAAAACAAGAGTAAAAAGACAGATACCATTGAACTCTCAATTGCGCAAACCAGCTATTTAGCCAACAGCACAATTACAGAACTTGCAGAAGATGGGCTAATCAAGATTTTTCCAAAGCCTGTTAAATATAAGGAAACGGGTGCCTGGCTGGAATTGAACGGAAAAACACAGATTGTGACCGATGCCCGATTTGAAACTGAGGCTAAATTACTTCAAGAAGAACTTGCCAAAGTAATGCCGACTAAACTGAGCATTTCTAATGACTTGGCAGATGCGCCAAACGGCATTAACCTTATATATGCCCCAACGCTTGGAAATGCCTATACTTTAAATGTAAGTACTAAGGGAATTAAATTGGCCTCGGGAACTGCGTCTGGAATTTTTTATGGCATCCAGTCTTTGAAAACACTGGCATCACCAGCTTATGGAAAGGTTATAAAATCGGCCATAAAACTTAATACTGTAGAGGTACTGGATTCTGCCAGGTTTAAACACCGGGCATTACTGGTTGATGTAGCCAGAAATTTCCTCCCAAAATCTCAGATTCTAAAAACGCTGGATGTGATGAGCTTGTACAAATTAAATGTGCTACATTTTCATTTGGTTGATGATGAAGGTTGGAGGCTGCAAATTCCAGGGCTACCGGAACTTACGGAAACAGGTGCAACCAGAGGTTATACTATGGATGGCAAGGGCATCCTGCCCCCATCTTACGGCTCGGGTGCCGCTGCAAACGGGCACAGCGGGACTGGCTTTTACACTGTAGAAGATTTTAAAGAAATTTTAAAGTACGCCACGGCAAGGCATATTAAAGTTATTCCGGAAATTGAAACGCCGGGCCATGCCAGAGCAGCTATAAAATCTATGGATGCCCGATATTTAAAATTACTTGCTAAAGGTGACTTGAAAAATGCAGAGGAATTTTTATTAAGGGATACGGCAGATCAATCCATTTACAGATCTGTACAGGGCTGGAATGACAATGTATTGAATGTGGCCCTCCCCTCATCTTACCGCTTCCTGGAACAGGTAATTACCGAAATTGTTGCTATTTATAAGGATGCTAAGGCGCCATTGACCACCATACATATGGGGGGCGACGAGGTACCCAAAGGGGTGTGGAGCAATTCTCCGGCAATCCGTAAGTTGATGTTGCAAGATACAGCGCTTAGGAATACAGACGACTTGTGGAGGCATTATTTTAAAAAGGTGAATGCCCTCCTTAAAGCCCGAAACCTTTCTTTATATGGCTGGGAAGAGATTGCGCTGAAACATGCTGACAAAAATGGAAGACAGGTTTTGGTAGCTGATGAGGCGCTGAAAGGATCAAACTATCAGGTAGATGTATGGAACAATATTATTGGGACAGGATCTGAAGATTTGGCTTATAGACTTGCAAATGCTGATTTTAAGGTGGTGCTTTCTAATGTGACCAACATGTACCTGGATATGGCCTATAACAAAAGCTTTTACGAGGCCGGCATGAATTGGGCGGGCTATGTAGACATCAATAAGCCTTTTGGATTTATTCCTTATAACTACTATAAAAGCATTACAGAGAATGAGTATGGCGACCCTGTAAAACAGGATTTTTTTAAAGACAAAGATCTGCTAAATCCGGCATTCAAACACAATATTGTGGGTTTACAGGCTGCGCTTTGGAGTGAAACGCTAACGGATACGCTGGCTTTTGAATATTTATTGCTACCCAAATTAATGGCCGCTGCAGAAAGAGCATGGTCTGAAGATCCTAAATGGTCTGCTATTGGAGAGAACACATTAAATAATCCTGCTTATAATGCCGCGTGGAATGAATTTGTGAATGTATTGGGAAAAAGAGAACTGCCAAGGTTAGACCGTTACCACCATGGTTTTACTTACAGAATTCCTGAACCGGGGGTAACAAATGAAAATGGACAGGTATTGGCTAATGTTCAGTTTCCAGGTATGCTGATTAAATATACTACGGATGGCAGTATCCCAAATGTGAAGAGCCGCAATTATCTTAAACCCATAACGATGAAGGGTAAAATAGGGCTTCGTGTATTTAACAAGAATGGCCGTGGGGGTAAAACCGTTTTTATCACCAATAAATAACGATATTGCAATCTTTGTAATTACTTAAGTTGTTGCTAAATGCTGAAACCTGTTGTTGCTATTGAATATTGCCCGAAATGTGGATGGATGCTGCGTTCTGCCTATATGGCGCAGGAACTGCTGAGCACTTTTACTGATGATTTACATGGTGTGTTGCTACAACCCAGTGAAACCGGGGGCACATTTATCATAAGGATAGACGGCGATGTTGTGTTTGACAGGAAGGAAAGTGGGCATTTTCCAGAGATTAAAGCATTAAAGCAATTGGTTCGTGATGTGGTTAGTCCGGAGAAAGACCTGGGGCATTCTGATAAAGGAAAATAGTGGGCCAGGCCTTTCTTACCCTACATCAATGCTGCGGGCTGTTAAAGCATTTAAATTTGTAGTATAATTTAAAAGACATGGCACAAACATTAATTCACAAAGCGGGTACACGTGGTGCAGCAGATCACGGATGGCTTAAAAGTTTTCATACGTTTAGTTTTGCTAATTATTATAATCCGGAAAGGGTTCAGTTTGGTGCCCTAAGGGTACTCAATGATGACGCTGTTAATGGTGGAAGAGGTTTTGGGGAACACCCCCATGACAATATGGAAATCATTTCTATTGCACTGAAGGGCGAGTTACAGCATGAGGACAGCATGGGCAACATTGCTGTTATTGCACCGGGAGAGATCCAGGTAATGAGCGCAGGAACTGGAATTTACCATACAGAGTTTAACAAAGATGGAGATAATGCGGTTGAGTTTTTACAGATCTGGGTATTCCCTAACAAGAGAAATGTGAGTCCAAGGTACGATCAGCAAAAATATGACCTGGATGGTAAAGCCAACACGCTGGTACAAATCTTATCTC
The Pedobacter sp. MC2016-14 DNA segment above includes these coding regions:
- a CDS encoding hybrid sensor histidine kinase/response regulator transcription factor; translated protein: MFKKLYYIFFFLYFAYNPDLFAQVSNLRFESIGTKDGLSQSNVHHILQDNTGFLWFGTKDGLNKYDGYNFTVYKKSFQDKSSIGSNDIQTITEDKKGFLWIGTGEETLIRFNLNKEKFVNNVLHTIKGIQCIFHDKTGLVWIGTRDEGLFSYREDTGKLTCYKHNPKNPETLSSNNVTCITQDTEGNIWIGTNGKGVNVWYAATKRFKRYYNNNNQVVLTDNHIKFIFEDKKRNIWIGTYGGGLNLFKKENQKFIGISALHKNQTAISVNQNYLLCIAEDNTGNLWVGTENGGLFILNPPTYQVVTYLHSENDRKSISSNTINCIKKDASGNMWMGTSNAGICMTNPNAVMFEHYRHKDGANSLSNNIVNSFFEDSKNNIWIGTDGGGLNKFNEKSGRFEVYKHQASNTGSICGNYVLSVAEDDNHNIWVGTWANGISVISPNQQYRHFKHSANEPGSLSSDYAFYILKDSKGRIWVGTYGGGLDLYLEKEHVFKHFVHDEKNPSSISSNYILTLKEDRKGNLWIGTDGGGLNLFDEKQQRFISKPYQNAGISNDRIGSIYEDAKGFLWLATNFGLNKFNPVTYKNTVFFTENGLANDVITSVLGDKKGHIWISTNKGLSRIGPGNAIKNFTVEDGLQDNEFKYGNLMSSAGRLYFGGKNGFNSFLPESMDRKPAPSSIVFTNFQIFNKNVPVAENEDADSPLKATISETKKIVIPYYLSVFSFEFASLNFASKEKKKYQYQLKGFDDKWHDLGSKNNVTFTNLDAGKYILQVKGTDSEGQWSDAVSEIVLVITPPFWKTWWFILLELLLVIGAVVLFFYYRLAAIRSRNLQLEKEVASRTHELSETNSILLESNEKIQVQNFYLEESNKEIQRKTDKILDQQQHIVVQKQDLERTVNELEGSNKTKDKLFSMIAHDLKNPVTALHGISEQLHRKLSQMNQEEIQAQTKDISNASNSINELVVNLLDWARTQSQNLSYEPLQINVHELVMKNIFLAETQLTNKSISAHLDINIGHVVTADKHMLDAIVRNLINNSIKFTNRNGRITITSRQTDTEVILKFEDTGIGMSEKQVRDIHQDQDKSISYGTSGETGTRLGLQLVKEFIQINKGSLDISSVKDVGSIFTITLPKSVGSTNSNVDLPEPGLAFMPEKVNFAQEDAALLKGKRILIVDDNEEIRNFVKLLLSGTFEIFEAGNGEEGLKIATDAQPDMIITDMMMPVMNGLEFCNRMKGQYSTSHIPIILITSNTGERGQLASYEAGSDAFLTKPINQKILFRVILNLIRNQENVKKRFSGSEDLLPEGISYNKLDEEFIEKMNAYVEEHLNDTDLDYKKICELAGMSRTVLYAKFKALTGTGVHDFIKNIRLKKSIRLLQEGKLNISQIAYEVGFATPSYFTKSFVKKYDIGPKDYVQKLKAKLPKDKPFLEDDKLSD
- a CDS encoding family 20 glycosylhydrolase — its product is MSFYTKSNFRLVGLVILLTIIVTLNSFGQSSKNKYVYEWEIKDKATTFLFSIEPGHTLAGKNWGIYFNSIKVPKLKAAEGLMYDIKQVNGDLHYLYPNDKYKPLLTGKAHRIEFLIPGIRNYTELPSGFFLVDKANPKAYFGLKNKSKKTDTIELSIAQTSYLANSTITELAEDGLIKIFPKPVKYKETGAWLELNGKTQIVTDARFETEAKLLQEELAKVMPTKLSISNDLADAPNGINLIYAPTLGNAYTLNVSTKGIKLASGTASGIFYGIQSLKTLASPAYGKVIKSAIKLNTVEVLDSARFKHRALLVDVARNFLPKSQILKTLDVMSLYKLNVLHFHLVDDEGWRLQIPGLPELTETGATRGYTMDGKGILPPSYGSGAAANGHSGTGFYTVEDFKEILKYATARHIKVIPEIETPGHARAAIKSMDARYLKLLAKGDLKNAEEFLLRDTADQSIYRSVQGWNDNVLNVALPSSYRFLEQVITEIVAIYKDAKAPLTTIHMGGDEVPKGVWSNSPAIRKLMLQDTALRNTDDLWRHYFKKVNALLKARNLSLYGWEEIALKHADKNGRQVLVADEALKGSNYQVDVWNNIIGTGSEDLAYRLANADFKVVLSNVTNMYLDMAYNKSFYEAGMNWAGYVDINKPFGFIPYNYYKSITENEYGDPVKQDFFKDKDLLNPAFKHNIVGLQAALWSETLTDTLAFEYLLLPKLMAAAERAWSEDPKWSAIGENTLNNPAYNAAWNEFVNVLGKRELPRLDRYHHGFTYRIPEPGVTNENGQVLANVQFPGMLIKYTTDGSIPNVKSRNYLKPITMKGKIGLRVFNKNGRGGKTVFITNK
- a CDS encoding SelT/SelW/SelH family protein, which produces MLKPVVAIEYCPKCGWMLRSAYMAQELLSTFTDDLHGVLLQPSETGGTFIIRIDGDVVFDRKESGHFPEIKALKQLVRDVVSPEKDLGHSDKGK
- a CDS encoding pirin family protein; its protein translation is MAQTLIHKAGTRGAADHGWLKSFHTFSFANYYNPERVQFGALRVLNDDAVNGGRGFGEHPHDNMEIISIALKGELQHEDSMGNIAVIAPGEIQVMSAGTGIYHTEFNKDGDNAVEFLQIWVFPNKRNVSPRYDQQKYDLDGKANTLVQILSPNQDDEGVWIYQDAWFNLGKFTAQTTLDYQLHKPGNGAYIFVLKGDLKVDGQVLETRDGYGIWDNAGFSLEATAGAEVLIMEVPMSI